Proteins encoded by one window of Flagellimonas lutaonensis:
- a CDS encoding biotin-dependent carboxyltransferase family protein produces MVKVLDAGFFTTIQDSGRFGFRNKGVPVAGTMDDVSAERANNLLENKSSDALLEITMKGPKLAFEKPSYICLSGAILSASLNEEPIVNHQIVKVEEGDVLSFGKLDRGLRLYLGIKGGFKTEKVLGSRSFYYPITEKSCLAEHDQVPYEEVIAFQPKISEAKFDNYLTDEVLEIQKGPEFGLLSGDDLGQLLSKPFTVAKENNRMAYQLNEKISGHAFTMLTSATLPGTVQLTPSGKLIILMKDGQTTGGYPRILQLTKRSIAVLAQKRFGDQVQFRLV; encoded by the coding sequence ATGGTTAAGGTTTTAGACGCCGGCTTTTTTACGACAATACAAGATAGTGGCCGTTTTGGTTTTCGAAACAAAGGAGTTCCGGTAGCCGGGACCATGGATGATGTATCGGCCGAACGGGCAAACAATCTGCTGGAGAACAAATCCTCTGATGCCCTGCTCGAAATCACCATGAAAGGACCTAAGCTTGCGTTTGAAAAACCTTCCTATATCTGTCTTTCTGGAGCAATATTGTCTGCATCATTGAATGAAGAACCGATTGTCAACCATCAAATAGTGAAAGTTGAAGAAGGTGATGTACTCTCGTTTGGCAAGCTCGACAGGGGGCTTAGACTATATTTGGGCATCAAAGGAGGGTTCAAAACTGAAAAAGTTCTGGGTAGCCGTTCATTTTACTATCCCATCACGGAGAAAAGCTGTCTCGCCGAGCATGATCAAGTGCCCTATGAAGAGGTCATTGCCTTTCAGCCAAAAATTTCAGAAGCAAAGTTTGATAATTATTTGACCGATGAAGTCTTGGAGATTCAAAAAGGGCCCGAGTTTGGATTGTTGTCAGGCGATGATTTGGGCCAACTATTGTCAAAACCGTTCACCGTTGCCAAAGAAAACAACCGAATGGCCTATCAACTGAACGAGAAAATATCGGGGCATGCATTCACCATGCTTACCTCGGCCACCTTGCCCGGTACGGTGCAGCTTACCCCTTCGGGCAAGTTGATTATTTTGATGAAGGATGGCCAAACAACTGGGGGATATCCCAGAATCTTACAGCTTACCAAAAGAAGTATAGCGGTTTTGGCGCAGAAACGGTTTGGTGACCAAGTACAGTTCAGGCTGGTCTAG
- the pxpB gene encoding 5-oxoprolinase subunit PxpB, translating into MKKFPIKIKAFGKQALLIEWPQKVDTNILADILRFERKLGGKLKNVETVPSYNSLTVIWLKDDIDTEALSKEIYGYYDEPDNETERPKNYLWKLPVCYDPGFGPDLKTVAGYLQMTIEQLIEAHTSHEYTVYGIGFLPGFMYLGGLPENLKVPRRPEPRLKVTKGSVGLAGEQTGIYPQESPGGWQIIGNCPIPIFNAKAKEPCLVSVGDKIKFESITKAEYDLHKIEGEVGIFNPEKIALHG; encoded by the coding sequence GTGAAAAAATTCCCCATTAAAATCAAGGCTTTTGGCAAGCAGGCCTTGCTTATCGAGTGGCCCCAAAAAGTTGACACCAACATCTTGGCAGATATACTCCGTTTTGAGAGAAAGCTCGGTGGCAAACTCAAAAATGTTGAAACGGTTCCATCCTATAACTCCCTTACTGTTATTTGGTTGAAAGATGATATCGATACCGAAGCTTTAAGCAAAGAAATCTACGGTTACTACGACGAACCTGATAACGAAACCGAAAGGCCGAAAAATTATCTCTGGAAATTACCGGTATGTTACGACCCTGGGTTCGGGCCCGATCTGAAGACAGTGGCCGGCTACCTGCAAATGACCATCGAACAGCTGATAGAGGCACACACCTCACATGAATATACCGTTTATGGTATCGGCTTTTTACCAGGGTTTATGTACTTGGGCGGACTCCCTGAGAACTTAAAAGTGCCCAGAAGGCCCGAACCACGATTAAAGGTCACCAAAGGCTCCGTTGGTCTGGCCGGTGAGCAAACGGGGATTTACCCTCAAGAATCACCCGGGGGATGGCAGATTATTGGCAACTGCCCCATACCCATTTTTAATGCCAAGGCCAAAGAACCCTGCTTGGTTTCGGTGGGCGACAAAATAAAATTTGAATCCATTACCAAGGCCGAATATGACCTGCACAAGATTGAGGGTGAGGTGGGCATTTTCAACCCTGAAAAAATTGCGCTTCATGGTTAA
- a CDS encoding Nramp family divalent metal transporter produces the protein MFKKIGPGALVAAAFIGPGTITACTLAGVGFGYALLWAVLLSVLATMFLQEMAARLGIVTQMGLADTLNNQLPSKAIRYLVITIVLGAILVGNAAYEAGNIGGAALGLEAVFGENHTMYHPYVVGFLSFILLWWGSYKFLEKVFMALIALMSISFLCTAILTGPDLIALLKGIFVPTMPSESLLTVMALIGTTIVPYNLFLHASLVNEKWKSKNDLKAARTDTVVSIALGGLVSMAIVVAAAAIPSEEVTNAMHLTMALEPLYGEVARYFMGIGLFAAGITSSITAPLAAAYVANSCFGWKAKLHDWRFRLVWMAILSLGVFFLSFGIKPIEVIKFAQIANGILLPAIAFLLVWMVNKKQLMGAHSNNRLQNLVAIIIVALTVLLGAKSIIKVLELA, from the coding sequence ATGTTCAAAAAGATAGGGCCCGGTGCATTGGTCGCTGCAGCATTTATTGGTCCGGGCACCATTACGGCCTGCACACTGGCGGGGGTTGGCTTCGGTTATGCGCTGCTTTGGGCGGTACTGCTATCGGTACTGGCCACCATGTTTTTACAGGAAATGGCCGCCCGATTAGGAATCGTTACCCAAATGGGATTGGCCGATACGCTGAACAACCAACTGCCCTCAAAAGCAATCAGGTATTTGGTGATCACGATTGTTCTCGGCGCAATTTTAGTGGGCAATGCTGCCTATGAAGCGGGCAATATCGGTGGGGCGGCCTTGGGCCTGGAGGCCGTTTTTGGAGAAAACCATACCATGTACCACCCGTACGTAGTTGGTTTTTTATCCTTTATATTATTATGGTGGGGCAGCTATAAGTTTTTGGAGAAAGTCTTTATGGCGCTTATAGCGCTTATGAGCATCTCCTTTTTATGTACTGCAATTCTAACGGGCCCTGATCTGATAGCCCTTTTGAAAGGAATATTTGTGCCTACAATGCCCAGTGAAAGTTTATTGACCGTCATGGCATTGATAGGCACCACCATTGTACCGTACAACCTTTTTTTACACGCCTCTTTGGTCAACGAGAAATGGAAGTCAAAGAACGATCTGAAAGCTGCCAGAACCGATACGGTGGTCTCCATTGCCTTAGGCGGACTGGTATCGATGGCCATTGTGGTGGCAGCGGCGGCAATTCCTTCAGAAGAGGTCACCAACGCAATGCACTTGACAATGGCACTTGAACCCTTGTATGGTGAGGTGGCCCGATATTTTATGGGGATAGGCCTTTTCGCGGCCGGAATCACGTCTTCCATAACGGCGCCATTGGCAGCTGCCTATGTGGCAAATAGTTGCTTTGGATGGAAAGCTAAGCTGCACGATTGGCGTTTTCGGTTGGTTTGGATGGCCATTTTGTCATTGGGTGTTTTCTTCCTGTCATTTGGCATTAAGCCCATTGAGGTGATCAAGTTTGCACAAATTGCCAATGGCATATTGTTGCCGGCCATTGCCTTTTTATTGGTTTGGATGGTAAACAAAAAACAATTGATGGGAGCGCACAGCAACAACCGTTTGCAAAATCTAGTGGCCATCATAATCGTGGCATTGACCGTGCTATTGGGCGCAAAAAGCATCATAAAGGTATTGGAACTGGCATAG
- a CDS encoding nitroreductase family protein, with the protein MAKKKIALHLHPMEKTVTQAIDHRRSVRIFDPAVELDTQKVRQCIEKATLAPNSSNLQLWEFHHITSQSTVKKISAACFDQPAAKTAKQLLVVVTKKNAWPKRAKANIEFLKKAFGEKAPDEYSKKEKFALDYYKKLIPTLYTDFLGILGMIKYVAFQIIGLFKPVYRQVRQSDMRIVVHKSAALAAQNFMLGMAAIGYDTCPMEGSDTLRIKKILKLPRGTEINMVIGCGVRDKNGVYGPRYRIPFGETYFEH; encoded by the coding sequence ATGGCAAAAAAGAAAATCGCACTACATTTGCATCCTATGGAAAAAACCGTTACCCAAGCCATTGACCACCGCCGTTCTGTGCGAATTTTTGATCCAGCAGTTGAACTCGATACGCAAAAGGTTCGCCAGTGTATAGAAAAGGCCACGTTGGCACCCAATAGCAGCAACCTACAACTATGGGAGTTTCACCACATTACCTCACAAAGTACCGTGAAAAAAATTTCAGCGGCCTGTTTTGACCAACCTGCGGCAAAAACCGCAAAGCAATTGCTGGTAGTGGTTACCAAAAAAAACGCTTGGCCCAAACGGGCAAAGGCGAACATCGAGTTTTTGAAAAAGGCGTTTGGTGAAAAGGCCCCAGATGAATACAGCAAGAAAGAAAAGTTTGCCCTGGATTACTATAAAAAGCTTATACCCACATTGTACACAGATTTTCTGGGGATTTTGGGTATGATAAAATATGTGGCTTTTCAGATTATTGGCCTTTTTAAGCCGGTCTATCGGCAAGTACGGCAATCTGATATGCGTATCGTGGTACACAAAAGTGCTGCGCTGGCCGCCCAAAACTTTATGCTGGGCATGGCCGCCATCGGTTATGATACCTGCCCCATGGAGGGCAGCGATACCCTTAGGATAAAGAAAATATTAAAGCTGCCCAGGGGAACGGAAATCAACATGGTCATTGGCTGTGGGGTACGGGATAAAAATGGGGTCTACGGCCCACGCTATCGTATTCCCTTTGGCGAGACATATTTTGAACACTAG
- the ilvD gene encoding dihydroxy-acid dehydratase gives MELNKYSKNVTQDPTQPAAQAMLYAIGLTEEDLQKPLIGIGSTGYEGNPCNMHLNELATHVKKGLAEKKLVGLIFNTIGVSDGISMGTYGMRYSLPSRDIIADSMETVVQAMNYDGLVTVVGCDKNMPGALMAMIRLNRPSVLVYGGTIASGCLNNRKLDIVSAFEAWGEKVAGTMNESEYKQVIQNACPGAGACGGMYTANTMASAIEALGMALPYNSSNPAIGEEKRKDCVAAGRALRHLLENDIKPSDIITKKSLENAVRLITVLGGSTNAVLHFLAIAKAAEINFGLDDFQRISDTTPFLADLKPSGKYLMEDVHRIGGIPAIMKFMLEEGMLHGDCLTVTGKTLAENLENVPDLPENQDVVRSLHNPIKKTGHLRILYGNLAEEGAVAKITGKEGLHFTGPAKVFNGEFEANDGIKSGKVKKGDVVVIRYEGPKGGPGMPEMLKPTAAIMGAGLGKDVALITDGRFSGGTHGFVVGHIAPEAQEGGTIGLLKDGDIITIDAENNTISVDLTDEELTERKARWKQPNLKVKKGSLYKYAKTVSSASQGCVTDAL, from the coding sequence ATGGAATTGAACAAATACAGCAAGAACGTTACCCAAGACCCAACGCAACCAGCGGCACAGGCCATGTTATATGCCATCGGCCTTACGGAAGAAGATTTGCAAAAACCCCTGATAGGTATTGGCAGTACGGGCTATGAGGGCAACCCATGCAATATGCACTTGAACGAGCTTGCCACCCATGTAAAAAAAGGACTGGCAGAGAAAAAGTTGGTCGGGCTCATTTTCAATACGATCGGTGTCAGTGACGGTATTTCCATGGGCACTTACGGCATGCGCTACTCGCTGCCCTCTAGAGATATCATAGCCGACTCTATGGAAACGGTTGTGCAGGCCATGAACTACGACGGACTTGTAACGGTGGTGGGTTGCGACAAAAATATGCCCGGTGCATTGATGGCGATGATTCGCCTTAACCGACCCTCGGTCTTGGTGTATGGGGGTACCATTGCTTCTGGATGCCTGAACAACAGAAAACTCGATATCGTATCTGCTTTCGAAGCTTGGGGAGAGAAGGTTGCGGGTACCATGAATGAATCTGAATACAAGCAAGTGATACAAAATGCTTGTCCGGGTGCAGGGGCCTGCGGTGGCATGTACACGGCCAACACCATGGCATCGGCCATTGAGGCATTGGGTATGGCATTACCGTACAATTCGTCAAACCCGGCCATTGGCGAAGAAAAAAGAAAAGACTGCGTGGCTGCGGGCAGGGCTTTGCGGCATTTGTTGGAAAATGACATCAAGCCCAGTGACATTATCACTAAAAAATCACTTGAAAATGCCGTTAGGCTGATAACCGTTTTAGGAGGATCTACCAATGCGGTGCTGCATTTTTTGGCTATTGCAAAGGCCGCTGAAATCAATTTCGGACTTGATGATTTTCAGCGGATCAGTGACACCACTCCCTTTTTGGCCGACCTAAAGCCCAGTGGCAAATATTTAATGGAAGATGTACACCGTATCGGGGGCATTCCAGCCATTATGAAATTTATGTTGGAAGAAGGTATGTTGCACGGCGATTGCCTTACCGTGACGGGAAAGACCTTGGCCGAAAACTTGGAAAACGTTCCCGATTTGCCCGAAAATCAAGATGTGGTCAGAAGTTTGCACAACCCTATCAAAAAAACGGGCCACCTACGTATTTTATACGGAAACCTGGCCGAAGAAGGGGCCGTGGCCAAAATCACGGGAAAGGAAGGGTTGCATTTTACGGGTCCGGCCAAAGTATTCAACGGTGAGTTCGAAGCCAACGACGGCATCAAAAGCGGTAAAGTCAAAAAAGGAGATGTAGTTGTAATACGCTACGAAGGGCCCAAGGGCGGCCCTGGTATGCCTGAAATGCTCAAACCTACAGCGGCCATAATGGGTGCGGGTCTTGGTAAGGATGTTGCTCTGATTACCGACGGCCGTTTTTCGGGGGGCACCCATGGCTTTGTGGTAGGCCATATTGCACCAGAAGCACAAGAGGGGGGCACCATCGGACTTTTGAAGGATGGTGACATCATTACCATCGATGCCGAAAACAATACCATTTCGGTAGACCTGACCGATGAGGAGTTGACAGAGCGAAAGGCCCGCTGGAAACAACCCAATCTAAAAGTCAAAAAAGGAAGTCTTTATAAATATGCCAAGACGGTTTCGTCAGCCTCTCAGGGTTGTGTGACCGATGCATTATAA
- the pxpA gene encoding 5-oxoprolinase subunit PxpA, giving the protein MEVVATYIDINCDVGEGMGNEARLFPFISSCNIACGGHAGDMESMRSIARLARENGIRVGAHPSYPDTENFGRVAMKISDEELKKALESQLEIFCEILYAEHIRLHHIKPHGELYNVIAKNSHLASLFLDVVERYRAEAILFVPPSSKIAVEADRRGFRIKYEAFADRNYNEDLSLVPRKFSNAVISEPHKVAEHLLMMVKNGAVRTVNGKEVPIKADTFCIHGDTPSAFEILAYLSKELPWQHVHLKK; this is encoded by the coding sequence ATGGAGGTTGTAGCAACATATATTGATATCAATTGTGATGTAGGTGAGGGGATGGGTAATGAAGCCCGGCTTTTTCCTTTCATCAGTTCATGCAATATAGCCTGTGGCGGGCATGCAGGTGATATGGAGAGTATGCGAAGCATTGCCCGTTTGGCCCGAGAAAATGGTATCAGGGTGGGGGCGCACCCATCGTATCCCGATACGGAAAATTTTGGTCGGGTGGCAATGAAAATTTCCGATGAGGAATTAAAAAAGGCGTTGGAGTCCCAGCTGGAGATTTTTTGCGAGATATTGTATGCCGAACACATCAGACTTCATCATATAAAGCCCCATGGCGAGCTATACAATGTCATCGCAAAGAACAGTCATTTGGCATCGCTTTTTCTTGATGTGGTGGAACGGTATAGGGCAGAAGCCATTTTGTTTGTGCCCCCTAGCTCGAAAATAGCGGTAGAGGCCGACCGAAGGGGGTTTCGAATAAAATATGAGGCGTTCGCTGACAGAAACTACAATGAAGACCTTAGCCTTGTGCCAAGAAAGTTTTCCAACGCGGTTATTTCTGAACCCCATAAGGTCGCGGAACATCTGTTGATGATGGTCAAGAATGGGGCGGTACGTACGGTCAACGGAAAAGAAGTGCCGATCAAGGCGGATACATTTTGTATACATGGCGACACCCCATCGGCATTCGAAATATTGGCGTATCTTTCAAAAGAATTGCCCTGGCAACATGTACATTTGAAAAAGTGA